In Zingiber officinale cultivar Zhangliang chromosome 1A, Zo_v1.1, whole genome shotgun sequence, a genomic segment contains:
- the LOC122016193 gene encoding pentatricopeptide repeat-containing protein At1g62680, mitochondrial-like: MSSLHAPFSLVPALSSPRRFLNEFLLYDSSLVDKYPSTANFRRGKSVHLKALFCLRRMTLRSAVEPKFLDFRRHRGLCTQTEVDLLSSVVEVGGMEEKGGICDFATEESGVIKFEKNDNRFGIVGEEFELIEEEAFSMIVEAGDDKAKDKEQDANVNYAKEESQFCLKKVGSLDAVCLVKIFVKLPLEERVKILDLFESDERNLTISDYNDILKALIKAGEYEHAVNFFSKLPCEGIAPDFGTYSIMVHCFCKKNEPDKAMQTLEDILERGYHPNHGTFSCLINCLSKRGRMKKAFKVFEIMLQTGYEPSIREYNSLIRGLCYVGRLEEAFELLKKIKSSSTQPGIYTYTLLIDGFCMVGRCDDAMELLKEAEEIGLMPDIVTYNSVLNGYCKAGRPLEGHRLLKKMQRGDCQPDFISYTIILQGMLRQGEVSAAWRIYKEMRDAGFVVDERCMNTLLRGICRQPVIDDKVLKDANELFELIKEVGHGLSPYTYCLMVQALARGGEVDKALFHLHEIARNGYSPRMMTFNVILRILCEQGRCDDAISVLVLMIDGDRIPSKFSFSILLSALCGLGRVLEAFGVYAAAVKRSVVPHWKPPKGLNMERVFQ; this comes from the coding sequence ATGTCTTCGCTCCACGCGCCTTTCTCTCTCGTTCCCGCGCTCTCCTCTCCTCGCCGCTTCCTCAATGAATTCCTGCTCTACGATTCTTCTTTGGTAGACAAGTATCCTTCCACTGCCAACTTCCGTCGAGGTAAGTCTGTTCATCTCAAGGCACTATTTTGCTTGCGAAGGATGACCTTAAGGAGCGCGGTAGAGCCGAAATTTCTCGACTTTAGGAGGCATAGAGGATTATGCACACAGACCGAAGTAGATTTGCTCAGTTCCGTCGTGGAAGTTGgtggcatggaagaaaaaggcgGAATTTGTGATTTTGCTACGGAAGAAAGCGGAGTGATTAAATTCGAGAAGAATGATAATCGTTTTGGTATCGTCGGAGAAGAATTTGAGCTCATCGAAGAGGAAGCTTTCAGTATGATTGTGGAAGCTGGCGATGACAAAGCGAAGGACAAAGAACAGGATGCCAATGTTAACTATGCAAAAGAAGAAAGTCAATTCTGCCTCAAAAAAGTTGGCAGCTTGGATGCTGTATGCCTGGTCAAGATATTTGTCAAGCTGCCTCTCGAAGAACGTGTGAAAATTCTTGATCTGTTCGAATCTGATGAAAGAAATTTGACAATTTCTGATTACAATGACATTCTAAAAGCTCTGATCAAAGCTGGTGAGTATGAGCATGCTGTTAACTTCTTCTCCAAACTTCCATGTGAAGGGATAGCACCAGACTTCGGGACCTATTCGATCATGGTACATTGCTTCTGCAAGAAGAATGAACCCGACAAGGCAATGCAAACTTTAGAAGACATACTTGAAAGAGGGTATCATCCAAACCATGGCACATTCTCGTGTTTGATCAATTGTTTGAGCAAGagggggagaatgaaaaaggCCTTTAAAGTGTTCGAGATAATGCTCCAAACAGGTTATGAACCATCTATCCGCGAGTACAATAGTCTGATCAGAGGTTTGTGCTATGTTGGTAGGTTAGAGGAGGCATTTGAACTCTtgaagaagatcaagagttcTTCCACACAACCTGGCATATACACATACACGCTGCTCATAGATGGCTTTTGCATGGTTGGAAGATGTGATGATGCAATGGAATTGCTCAAGGAAGCAGAAGAGATTGGTCTAATGCCAGATATCGTCACTTATAACAGTGTTCTCAATGGATATTGCAAAGCAGGCAGGCCCTTGGAAGGGCATCGTCTCTTGAAAAAAATGCAAAGAGGAGATTGCCAACCAGATTTTATTAGTTACACTATCATTTTACAGGGCATGTTGCGACAGGGCGAGGTTTCTGCAGCTTGGAGAATTTATAAGGAAATGAGGGATGCTGGTTTTGTGGTGGACGAGCGTTGCATGAACACACTCCTCAGAGGCATTTGCAGGCAACCTGTGATCGATGACAAGGTGCTAAAAGATGCTAATGAACTGTTCGAGTTAATAAAGGAAGTTGGTCATGGTCTGTCACCTTACACATATTGCTTGATGGTCCAAGCTCTTGCTAGAGGAGGAGAAGTTGATAAAGCTTTGTTCCACCTACATGAGATAGCGAGGAATGGTTATTCTCCTAGAATGATGACATTCAATGTCATTCTTCGCATTCTATGTGAACAAGGGAGATGTGATGATGCCATAAGTGTTTTGGTTCTTATGATTGATGGAGATAGAATTCCCAGTAAATTTTCATTTAGCATACTGCTCAGTGCGTTATGTGGACTGGGGCGAGTTCTGGAGGCCTTTGGAGTTTATGCAGCTGCGGTTAAAAGGAGTGTAGTTCCGCATTGGAAACCACCTAAAGGTCTTAACATGGAGAGAGTGTTTCAGTAA
- the LOC122016204 gene encoding probable LRR receptor-like serine/threonine-protein kinase IRK — protein MKSFRLGAFFLVSSLLLLVESGTTSLNDDILGLIVFKSGLEDSQSKLSSWNEDDESPCGWAGVRCDPKSNRVTELNLDGFGLSGRLGRGLLWLQFLQTLSLSDNDLSGSLSPDFLRLESLQSLDLSANSLSDAIPDGFFGQCRSIRDISLAKNSISGKIPSDVGACSTLAALNLSANQLSGSLPSQIWSLNALRSLDLSYNSLDGEIPSGISKMFNLRAISLRGNKLTGRLPNDTGDCLLLKSIDVGNNQLSGDLPESLSKLSTCSYLSLSSNSFSGEVPAWIGEMSSLEALDLSGNQFSGSVPSSLSNLQHLKVLKLSENNFNSTVPDSLAACRSLLEVDFSWNSLTGNLPSWVFESGFEQILLSGNKLTGPIEFPPVIDSTLQKLDLSDNAFFSKFPKEVSNLRSLTFLNLSYNSLYGSIPARLGELKSLIVVDVSGNGLSGKIPEEVGLATSLKELRLKKNSLSGEIPTQIGTCSLLAYLDLSQNNLTGAIPEALANLTNLQVVDLSLNQLSGTIPKQLSDLPHLLSFNISHNQLSGDLPAGSFFNKIPPSSLTDNPGLCGSVVNISCPAFLPKPIVLNPNSSSPDSLPDTMFSSTNGSHKKIVLSISALVSIGAAAIIAIGIITITVLNLRVRVATSNSAAELALSDEYISHSPTTDTNSGKLVMFAGGDPEFSAGAHAVLNKDCELGRGGFGSVYKTVLRDGRSVAIKKLTVSSLVKSQEDFEREVKRLGKVQHPNLVGLEGYYWTPSLQLLIYEFVSGGSLYKHLHECSTSNTLSWQERFDVILGIARSLAYLHRFKIIHYNLKSSNILLDGAGEAKVGDYGLAKLLPMLDRYVLSSKIQSALGYMAPEFACRAVKITEKCDVYGFGVLVLEILTGKRPVEYMEDDVVLLCDWVREALEDGRAEECIDERLCGKFPVEEALPVAKLGLICTSQVPSTRPDMVEVVNILEMIRCPQDNPEEELS, from the exons ATGAAAAGTTTCCGTCTTGGAGCCTTTTTCCTGGTCTCGTCCCTTTTGCTGCTCGTCGAGTCCGGCACTACGTCCTTGAACGATGACATCCTCGGCTTGATCGTGTTCAAGTCGGGGCTTGAAGACTCCCAGTCCAAGCTCTCGTCTTGGAACGAGGACGATGAGAGCCCCTGCGGCTGGGCCGGCGTCCGATGTGACCCCAAGTCGAACCGTGTCACCGAGCTCAACCTCGACGGGTTTGGTCTCTCCGGCAGGCTCGGCCGCGGCCTCCTCTGGCTCCAGTTCCTCCAGACGCTGTCCCTCTCGGACAACGACTTATCAGGTAGCCTTAGCCCTGATTTCCTCCGCCTCGAGAGCCTCCAGTCGCTGGATCTCAGCGCAAACAGCCTCTCCGACGCGATCCCGGACGGGTTCTTTGGACAATGTAGGTCCATTCGCGACATCTCCTTGGCGAAAAATTCCATCTCGGGGAAGATTCCGTCCGATGTGGGCGCTTGCTCCACTCTCGCGGCGCTGAACCTGTCGGCGAACCAGCTTTCCGGTTCCTTGCCGAGCCAAATTTGGTCTTTGAATGCGTTGAGGTCGCTCGACCTATCTTACAACTCTCTGGATGGAGAGATTCCCTCCGGAATCAGTAAAATGTTCAATCTGAGGGCTATCAGCTTGAGAGGCAACAAGCTCACTGGCCGGTTGCCGAATGACACTGGAGACTGCTTATTGTTGAAGTCCATAGATGTAGGAAATAACCAGCTGTCGGGAGACCTCCCAGAATCTCTGAGCAAACTTTCTACTTGTTCCTACCTGAGCTTGAGTTCAAACTCTTTCTCCGGGGAAGTTCCAGCGTGGATTGGAGAAATGAGCAGCCTTGAAGCCCTAGATTTGTCGGGGAATCAGTTTTCCGGCTCAGTTCCAAGCTCACTGAGCAATCTCCAACACTTGAAAGTGCTGAAACTTTCTGAAAATAACTTCAATAGCACTGTGCCGGATTCACTAGCTGCCTGTAGGAGCTTGCTGGAAGTGGATTTTAGTTGGAACTCATTGACGGGGAATCTTCCATCATGGGTTTTTGAATCAGGATTTGAGCAAATTTTGTTATCAGGGAATAAGCTTACCGGACCGATCGAATTCCCTCCAGTTATAGATTCAACTCTCCAGAAGTTGGATCTGTCTGACAATGCCTTCTTCAGCAAATTCCCAAAGGAAGTCTCGAATCTTAGAAGCTTAACATTCCTCAATCTATCATATAACTCACTATATGGTTCCATACCAGCAAGGTTAGGTGAGCTGAAATCTCTCATAGTTGTGGATGTTAGTGGAAACGGGTTAAGCGGGAAAATTCCCGAAGAAGTTGGCCTAGCAACATCCCTTAAGGAGCTGAGGTTGAAGAAGAATTCTCTCTCTGGAGAAATTCCAACTCAAATAGGAACTTGCTCTTTACTTGCATATTT AGATCTTTCTCAAAACAATCTTACTGGAGCAATTCCTGAAGCATTGGCCAATCTCACGAATCTCCAAGTCGTCGATTTATCCCTCAACCAACTCTCAGGAACCATTCCTAAGCAACTCTCTGACCTCCCCCACCTCCTTTCCTTCAACATTTCCCACAATCAACTTTCTGGAGATCTCCCTGCTGGAAGCTTCTTCAACAAAATCCCTCCCTCATCCTTAACAGATAACCCGGGGCTTTGTGGATCGGTTGTCAACATCTCTTGCCCTGCATTCCTTCCAAAGCCTATTGTACTTAACCCCAACtcctcatcaccggactcattgCCGGACACCATGTTTTCATCAACCAACGGCAGCCACAAGAAGATTGTGTTAAGCATCTCTGCTCTCGTTTCCATCGGAGCTGCTGCCATAATTGCCATAGGCATCATTACAATTACTGTTTTGAACCTCCGTGTTCGTGTTGCTACATCCAATTCTGCTGCAGAATTGGCTCTCTCTGATGAGTATATTAGCCATTCTCCGACCACTGATACTAACTCTGGCAAGCTTGTCATGTTTGCTGGTGGTGACCCTGAATTCAGTGCTGGTGCCCATGCTGTTCTGAATAAAGACTGTGAGCTGGGTCGAGGAGGTTTCGGTTCAGTTTATAAAACAGTCCTCAGAGATGGCCGATCTGTGGCAATAAAGAAGCTTACTGTCTCAAGTTTAGTGAAGTCGCAAGAAGATTTTGAGAGGGAAGTCAAAAGGCTGGGGAAAGTGCAACATCCAAATCTTGTTGGCCTTGAAGGCTATTACTGGACTCCTTCACTTCAACTTCTTATATATGAGTTTGTATCAGGTGGAAGTCTTTACAAGCACCTCCATGAGTGCTCTACCTCTAACACCCTCTCATGGCAAGAGCGTTTTGATGTGATTCTCGGAATCGCAAGAAGTTTAGCATATCTCCATCGGTTCAAAATAATACACTACAACCTGAAATCTAGCAATATTCTCCTTGATGGTGCTGGCGAGGCAAAGGTAGGGGACTATGGATTGGCGAAGTTGCTGCCCATGCTGGATAGGTATGTGCTCAGTAGCAAGATACAGAGTGCGCTCGGTTATATGGCACCAGAATTTGCTTGTCGTGCAGTGAAGATTACAGAGAAATGTGATGTATATGGATTTGGAGTGTTAGTGCTTGAGATTCTAACAGGAAAGAGGCCAGTGGAGTATATGGAGGATGATGTGGTGCTCCTTTGCGATTGGGTAAGGGAGGCATTGGAGGATGGAAGGGCGGAGGAATGCATTGATGAAAGACTTTGCGGGAAATTCCCTGTTGAAGAGGCTCTTCCAGTTGCAAAATTGGGATTGATATGCACCTCTCAGGTGCCATCTACCAGGCCAGATATGGTTGAAGTTGTGAACATACTAGAGATGATCAGATGCCCTCAGGATAATCCAGAAGAGGAGCTTTCTTGA